AGTTCAATTTGGACAACCTTTAAATGGAGGGTATGCAAAAATGTCAATTCCAATCTGGGTAATAGCAGTCGCAGCAGGAATCGTATTCAGTGCCTTCATGGCAGTGAAAACAGGGAAAGAAGAAAGAAAAGAAGAAATGGAAAGCATTGAGCGTGAGGGCGAGCTATACATGAAAAGGCTCGAGAGGGAAAAAGAACAGCGTGAACATTCAACGGAAGCATAAAAAACGCTGGCTCCGAAAATGGAGCCAGCGTTTTTTGAAATTATTGTGGTGTTTGTACTTCTGCTTCTGGGAATTCAGCAGCACCTTTAAGGTCTTTATCCTTGATCTTAACGTTCGCAGCATCAAGCTCACGCTTCAGGACCTCTTGAATCTTATTAGAGTCAAGCTGAGCAAGCTTCAGTTCATACTCGAGCTCGTCCTTCATTTCTTCGTAAGATCCTTTTTCTTTCTTCTCGGTTACCTTGATGATGTGGAAACCGTGCTGGGATTTAACTGGTTCACTGATTTTATTTACTTCAAGGGCATAAGCAGCCTCTTCAAATTCAGGTACCATTTTGCCAGGACCGAAGAATCCAAGGTCTCCGCCCTGTGCAGCTGAACCAGGGTCCTTTGAGTATTCCTTCGCTAAATCCTCAAACTTTGCGCCTTCGTCAAGCTTCTTCTTCACTTCCTGTGCAGTCTTTTCGTCTTCTACAAGGATATGGCTTGCCTTGATTTCAGGCTTGTACTCTTCATAACGCTTTTTGACTTCATCTTCACTGACTTTCACGTCTTTAAGTGCAGCTTTTTCCATTAGAAGCTGATCTTTAAGGACTTCTTTTAATTCTTCTTCGTCTTTAAGCTGGTTTTGCTGTAGAACTAGCTCGAAGTTCTCTCCAAGCTCATCCTTAAGCTCGGCCACTTTTTCCTCAACCTCTTTATCCGTTACTTCATAATTTTCCGCAAGAACTTTTTGGTATAGCAATTCTTGAAGCGCTTGCTCTCCATACTTTTCCTTCATTGATTGATAAAGTTCTTCTTTCGTGATGTTGCCCGCCTTCGACTCAACGATCACTTCCGAAGAATCAGCATTATCGTTGCTGCAAGCACCTAAACCCATTACTCCGGCTGCAACCGTGAGGGAAATTATCATTTTTTTCATGGTGAACATCTCCTAAACAGAAAATTCTAGTGGCCGTTTTTAATCCACAAACTCTACTATAACATAATTTCAATTTTCTACAAAAAATATGTAATGGGTAATATTGGGTATTTATGGAGATGGGCGAATATCTATACCGTTTTCTCACCGGTGCATAGGATGGAGAGAAGAGAAAAAAAGGAGGTAGTTGAAAATGGGCCACTATAATTCAGGCTTTGCGTTAATCGTTGTCCTGTTCATCTTGCTGATTGTTGTAGGTGCGGCTTACCTATAATCAACAAAATGGAAGAAAAGCAGGATAGATGCCTATGCGGATATGTCATTACTTGAATAAGATACCATAACCATTTGGAAGGAGGT
The window above is part of the Mesobacillus jeotgali genome. Proteins encoded here:
- a CDS encoding sporulation YhaL family protein, which translates into the protein MSIPIWVIAVAAGIVFSAFMAVKTGKEERKEEMESIEREGELYMKRLEREKEQREHSTEA
- a CDS encoding peptidylprolyl isomerase, with the translated sequence MKKMIISLTVAAGVMGLGACSNDNADSSEVIVESKAGNITKEELYQSMKEKYGEQALQELLYQKVLAENYEVTDKEVEEKVAELKDELGENFELVLQQNQLKDEEELKEVLKDQLLMEKAALKDVKVSEDEVKKRYEEYKPEIKASHILVEDEKTAQEVKKKLDEGAKFEDLAKEYSKDPGSAAQGGDLGFFGPGKMVPEFEEAAYALEVNKISEPVKSQHGFHIIKVTEKKEKGSYEEMKDELEYELKLAQLDSNKIQEVLKRELDAANVKIKDKDLKGAAEFPEAEVQTPQ
- a CDS encoding YjcZ family sporulation protein; translation: MGHYNSGFALIVVLFILLIVVGAAYL